In Methylacidiphilum infernorum V4, a single window of DNA contains:
- a CDS encoding homocitrate synthase/isopropylmalate synthase family protein — protein MNGKILLADTTLRDGEQAPGVFFSPRQKVQIVKLLAQCGIKEIEAGTPSSCKTEMEAFHKILSLGLKVRIVAWGRMTNEDLQAVKSSRVSTVNLSIPLSDIQISTKLRTNRKQVLEKIKEYVGKAREMGLEVALGGEDSSRAEENFLVEAIEVAKQEGAFRFRYADTVGILDPLCTYQTLSRLKKWTSFPLEFHGHDDFGMATANSIAAWRAGVASISATLCGLGERAGNGALEEIAFFLALRENVDVGIDLKGLFSLCLLTSRLSKRKIPPWKSIIGEEIFLHESGIHVDGILKNPRNYEPFNPSIIGRKHRFTLGKHSGRKSVLWTYEKLGITLSEQKATEILHKIKNFTATKKRPPSKEELFQFLTENFPHSSNIGT, from the coding sequence ATGAATGGGAAAATCCTTTTGGCCGATACGACCTTGCGGGATGGGGAACAAGCTCCCGGGGTCTTTTTCAGTCCTAGGCAAAAGGTACAAATCGTTAAACTTTTGGCCCAATGCGGTATCAAGGAAATCGAAGCGGGTACACCTTCCAGCTGCAAGACCGAGATGGAAGCATTCCACAAAATCCTGTCCCTGGGGTTAAAAGTACGTATTGTTGCTTGGGGAAGAATGACTAACGAGGACTTGCAAGCCGTAAAAAGTTCTCGAGTCTCCACGGTTAATCTTTCCATACCCCTTTCAGATATTCAGATATCCACAAAACTGAGAACCAATCGAAAACAGGTACTGGAAAAAATAAAAGAATATGTAGGCAAAGCAAGGGAGATGGGGCTTGAGGTTGCCTTGGGTGGAGAAGATTCTTCCCGAGCCGAAGAAAATTTTCTTGTCGAGGCCATTGAAGTGGCAAAACAGGAAGGAGCATTTCGTTTCCGCTATGCCGACACCGTGGGGATCCTTGATCCCCTGTGCACTTACCAAACCTTATCCAGGCTTAAAAAATGGACTTCTTTCCCCCTTGAGTTTCATGGCCACGACGATTTTGGCATGGCTACGGCCAATTCGATTGCTGCTTGGCGAGCAGGAGTGGCATCGATAAGTGCCACGCTCTGTGGCCTAGGAGAAAGAGCGGGCAACGGGGCACTTGAAGAAATAGCTTTTTTCCTGGCCCTCCGAGAAAACGTAGATGTCGGAATCGATTTAAAAGGGCTTTTTTCATTGTGTCTCTTAACGTCCCGTCTTTCTAAGAGAAAAATTCCCCCTTGGAAGAGTATTATCGGAGAAGAAATTTTCCTCCATGAGTCGGGAATCCATGTGGATGGCATTCTTAAAAATCCAAGAAATTACGAACCTTTTAATCCCTCCATCATCGGCAGGAAACACCGTTTTACCTTGGGAAAACATTCGGGAAGAAAATCGGTCCTGTGGACCTACGAAAAACTGGGAATCACCTTGAGTGAACAAAAGGCCACAGAAATCTTACACAAGATTAAGAATTTCACGGCAACCAAGAAAAGGCCTCCTTCGAAGGAAGAGCTTTTTCAATTTTTAACCGAAAATTTTCCCCACTCTTCGAATATCGGCACTTAA